The following proteins are encoded in a genomic region of Nocardioides renjunii:
- a CDS encoding MBL fold metallo-hydrolase produces the protein MATGDRLHFIGNATTVLTLGSFTLLTDPNFIHRGQRAYLGWGLSTRRLVDPAIEPEDLPVLDAVVLSHLHGDHFDRVARHRLDRTAPVLSTPEAARRLSRWGFETQDLRTWQAHSLVKGGEELRVTAVPGIHARGLLGKMLPSVMGSILEHVVDGDVRRRVYLSGDTLTGSHVDEIGARFPDIDAAVVHLGGTRVLMRTVTMDARMGVDFVNRCRPSVVVPVHHDDYTVFRSPLSDFLDRARAEGLAATLRCPGRGEVVSLDPTEPDTAA, from the coding sequence ACGCTGCTCACGGACCCCAACTTCATCCACCGTGGCCAGCGCGCCTACCTGGGGTGGGGCCTGTCCACGCGGCGCCTCGTCGATCCCGCGATCGAGCCCGAGGACCTGCCGGTGCTCGACGCCGTCGTGCTCTCGCACCTCCACGGCGACCACTTCGACCGCGTCGCCCGCCACCGGCTCGACCGCACCGCGCCCGTGCTGTCGACGCCCGAGGCCGCGCGACGCCTGTCGCGGTGGGGCTTCGAGACGCAGGACCTGAGGACCTGGCAGGCGCACTCGCTGGTCAAGGGCGGCGAGGAGCTGCGGGTCACCGCCGTCCCGGGCATCCACGCCCGCGGCCTGCTGGGGAAGATGCTGCCGTCGGTGATGGGCAGCATCCTCGAGCACGTCGTCGACGGCGACGTACGACGTCGCGTCTACCTCAGCGGCGACACGCTCACCGGGTCGCACGTCGACGAGATCGGCGCGCGCTTCCCCGACATCGACGCCGCCGTGGTCCACCTCGGAGGGACGCGCGTGCTGATGCGAACGGTCACCATGGACGCCCGGATGGGCGTCGACTTCGTCAACCGCTGCCGCCCCTCCGTCGTGGTGCCCGTCCACCACGACGACTACACCGTGTTCCGCTCGCCCCTCTCAGACTTCCTCGACCGGGCCCGCGCCGAGGGCCTCGCGGCGACGCTCCGCTGCCCCGGCCGGGGCGAGGTCGTCAGCCTCGACCCCACGGAGCCCGACACCGCCGCCTGA
- a CDS encoding AfsR/SARP family transcriptional regulator, which produces MALAARLHLLGEFALELDGRPHPVPATARRLLALLAVVHRGRRVSRTALAEAMRPDSDPARATSTLRSVLWRLPRDRGRALVLGDAMEVWVHPDLWVDLWEAETQAQLLCGSVAPLVEDLPDLALLTHDLLPTWHDSWLAVEQESFRQRRLHALERGADLLCRAGRYHDALSAGLGAVRSEPLRESAHRRVIQVHLAEDNQAEALRHYDGYRRLLADELGLAPSDRMRQMVAPFLGRPVDLPGRAG; this is translated from the coding sequence CGCCCTCGAGCTCGACGGTCGACCGCACCCGGTGCCCGCCACCGCGCGCCGGCTCCTGGCCCTGCTGGCGGTGGTGCACCGCGGGCGTCGCGTCTCGCGGACCGCGCTCGCCGAGGCGATGCGGCCCGACTCCGACCCGGCGCGCGCCACCTCGACCCTGCGGTCGGTGCTGTGGCGGCTGCCGCGCGACCGGGGGCGCGCGCTCGTCCTCGGCGACGCGATGGAGGTGTGGGTGCACCCCGACCTCTGGGTCGACCTCTGGGAGGCGGAGACGCAGGCACAGCTGCTGTGCGGGTCCGTCGCCCCGCTGGTCGAGGACCTCCCCGACCTCGCGCTGCTGACCCACGACCTGCTTCCGACGTGGCACGACTCCTGGCTCGCGGTCGAGCAGGAGTCGTTCCGCCAGCGCCGGCTGCACGCGCTGGAGCGCGGCGCCGACCTGCTGTGCCGGGCCGGGCGCTACCACGACGCGCTGTCGGCCGGCCTGGGCGCGGTGCGCTCGGAGCCCCTGCGCGAGAGCGCGCACCGACGGGTGATCCAGGTGCACCTCGCGGAGGACAACCAGGCAGAGGCGCTGCGCCACTACGACGGCTACCGGCGCCTCCTCGCCGACGAGCTCGGCCTGGCTCCGAGCGACCGGATGCGACAGATGGTCGCCCCGTTCCTGGGGCGGCCGGTCGACCTGCCCGGACGGGCCGGCTGA